From candidate division TA06 bacterium, a single genomic window includes:
- a CDS encoding T9SS type A sorting domain-containing protein, giving the protein MKKLVIAVLLLTPLSVYGAQTGVTTTAEPVVPEDSKGTIVHSLPEVIEKTGEVYSVEMERGISWVLIDSLKTHRVMPGSQSFCVYFDYSEEALKDTLLPDQLTALAGQALAKAPDWLRLDLKDNFRRMDSAHQDIYADLILNCPDKRYYDEVCFQVAHLSPQTLVYGGFDPDLIVENVYWIYEIDVDLEYVTVVDYGDPDLGGNYYSTTSYKVLDELGDTVEQEVPRDIYYWWVVSPKASDELPRMDASVYNYFWREYLYTQADSGYPLLDTALTYAHVLWDGLRRDLPAGRSFADSCTAVDIVGNWTTYTVPFGASGNRPHQPNVIAHEHNGNCGELQDLLCAAARTALIPTVCTHDINEDHVWNAFWWDGDWRPYQCDLGFGPTHINNPRIAYDRDHGGGKDCSAIWNWRMDGYQWSDVERYSKSCSLSVIVQDKNGEPVDAALVKLFSEMWPNSESALWPCFNGATNQYGVFTTTLGDHQNYYVSIESPLGYTSPEKIIDSTEAVPGEHIYWIRNLEGEVPHTQAHPDTLPGNPEQNYLVELNYSVVNEIVYGIDCYNDHFNNQWAYQLYPGKIDFFMVDEANFDQFSNDLDFDSYVIHRRLNNAVTWLTLPTNEDYFCIFSNSEEIGLAQSVYVNVYLYRNSDIGVAEREVKSRTGAARISVWPNPFNKASTISISGHEFGVKKSPIRIFDAAGRLVRKLALGDMRSSELRATVRWDGKDDAGRPLPDGVYFCNFSSGKRNLSAKVVKIE; this is encoded by the coding sequence ATGAAGAAGTTGGTCATTGCAGTGCTGCTTCTTACTCCTCTTTCTGTGTACGGGGCGCAGACGGGAGTGACGACAACTGCTGAACCTGTCGTGCCTGAAGACTCGAAAGGAACGATTGTCCATAGCCTCCCAGAAGTGATAGAGAAGACGGGAGAAGTCTATTCAGTCGAAATGGAAAGGGGCATATCGTGGGTCTTGATAGATTCCTTGAAGACACACAGGGTAATGCCTGGCTCTCAAAGCTTTTGCGTCTACTTCGACTACTCGGAAGAAGCTCTGAAAGACACACTGCTTCCCGACCAATTGACAGCGCTTGCCGGGCAGGCTCTGGCTAAAGCTCCTGACTGGCTCAGGTTGGATCTCAAGGATAATTTCAGAAGAATGGATAGTGCTCACCAGGATATTTACGCGGATCTGATTCTAAACTGCCCGGATAAGAGGTACTACGATGAAGTCTGTTTTCAGGTTGCTCATCTTTCTCCACAGACTCTCGTCTATGGTGGCTTTGACCCGGACTTGATTGTCGAGAACGTGTATTGGATTTACGAGATCGACGTGGATCTTGAGTATGTGACCGTCGTTGACTACGGGGATCCAGATCTAGGTGGCAACTACTATTCCACAACTTCCTACAAGGTCCTGGATGAACTTGGTGATACAGTCGAGCAGGAAGTGCCTAGAGACATATACTACTGGTGGGTGGTCAGCCCAAAAGCTTCGGATGAGCTTCCGAGGATGGACGCATCCGTCTACAACTACTTCTGGAGAGAATACCTCTATACGCAGGCTGACTCAGGCTATCCTCTTTTGGACACAGCTCTTACCTATGCGCACGTTCTGTGGGACGGATTAAGAAGAGACCTTCCAGCGGGCAGGTCCTTCGCCGACTCCTGCACGGCAGTCGACATAGTCGGCAACTGGACGACATATACGGTTCCGTTTGGAGCATCGGGTAACAGGCCGCATCAGCCCAACGTGATAGCGCATGAGCACAACGGAAACTGCGGCGAGCTTCAGGACCTTCTGTGTGCCGCAGCCAGAACTGCACTAATACCGACAGTCTGCACGCACGACATAAATGAAGACCATGTCTGGAATGCGTTCTGGTGGGATGGCGATTGGCGTCCCTACCAGTGCGATCTGGGGTTCGGCCCAACTCACATCAACAATCCACGGATAGCCTATGATAGGGATCACGGTGGGGGAAAGGACTGTTCGGCCATATGGAACTGGCGGATGGACGGGTATCAGTGGAGTGATGTGGAACGTTATTCCAAATCATGTAGTCTCAGTGTGATCGTTCAAGATAAGAATGGTGAGCCGGTCGACGCGGCACTTGTCAAACTGTTCAGTGAAATGTGGCCGAACTCTGAGTCTGCCTTATGGCCATGTTTCAATGGCGCCACCAACCAGTACGGGGTTTTTACCACGACTCTGGGAGATCACCAGAACTACTATGTGTCTATTGAATCCCCTCTTGGCTACACATCTCCCGAAAAGATAATCGACTCTACGGAAGCGGTTCCCGGGGAGCACATCTATTGGATTAGAAACCTAGAAGGCGAGGTTCCTCACACGCAAGCTCATCCAGATACACTCCCGGGCAATCCAGAACAGAACTACTTGGTGGAGCTCAACTATTCCGTTGTGAATGAAATAGTGTATGGTATTGACTGCTACAATGACCACTTCAACAATCAGTGGGCTTACCAACTCTATCCGGGGAAAATAGACTTCTTCATGGTAGATGAGGCCAACTTCGATCAGTTCTCAAACGATCTGGATTTTGATTCGTATGTGATTCACAGGAGGCTGAACAATGCGGTAACGTGGCTGACTCTACCCACAAATGAGGATTACTTCTGCATATTCAGCAACTCAGAAGAGATTGGTCTCGCGCAGTCTGTTTATGTTAACGTTTATCTGTATCGGAACAGCGATATTGGTGTTGCAGAAAGAGAGGTCAAGTCGAGGACGGGTGCTGCTCGTATTTCTGTGTGGCCCAATCCTTTCAACAAGGCGTCGACAATCTCGATTTCAGGACATGAGTTTGGTGTCAAGAAGAGTCCTATCCGCATCTTCGATGCGGCTGGAAGGCTGGTGAGGAAGCTTGCGCTTGGTGATATGAGAAGCTCCGAGCTTCGTGCTACTGTTAGATGGGACGGTAAGGATGATGCAGGCAGACCTCTGCCTGACGGTGTCTACTTCTGCAACTTCTCTTCCGGGAAAAGAAACCTCTCAGCCAAGGTGGTGAAAATAGAATGA
- a CDS encoding isochorismatase family protein has product MSVDRKTKSWLDNIAPFNAHKMRLKKKKSALLVIDMQNFFVGSRSGGLGPIDPAVLKNVKHLIHAFRKAERPVIYTRHVHKADGSDAGILGWWWPDMIVEGSSNSEIHQDIKPRSDDKVITKHRYSAFYNTDLEIVLRCQQIEDLVISGVMTNLCCESTARDAYFRDFRIFFVADATGTAYEEMHTATLLNLAYGFAYVTTTENLLTQL; this is encoded by the coding sequence ATGTCTGTAGATCGCAAGACCAAAAGCTGGCTGGACAACATTGCTCCGTTCAACGCGCACAAAATGCGTTTGAAGAAAAAGAAGAGCGCTCTTCTCGTAATCGACATGCAGAACTTCTTCGTGGGATCAAGATCTGGAGGACTGGGGCCGATAGACCCAGCCGTTCTCAAGAATGTGAAGCACTTAATACACGCGTTTCGTAAGGCCGAACGGCCTGTCATCTATACGAGGCATGTCCACAAGGCTGACGGAAGCGATGCTGGCATCCTGGGGTGGTGGTGGCCGGACATGATTGTGGAGGGATCATCCAACAGTGAGATACACCAGGACATAAAGCCTCGATCTGATGACAAAGTCATCACGAAGCACAGATACTCAGCATTCTATAACACAGACCTGGAAATAGTCCTCAGATGTCAGCAGATTGAGGATCTCGTTATCAGTGGAGTCATGACCAATCTCTGCTGTGAGTCGACAGCTCGGGATGCGTACTTCAGGGACTTTAGAATCTTCTTTGTGGCGGATGCCACAGGTACCGCATATGAGGAGATGCACACCGCAACTCTTCTCAACCTTGCCTACGGCTTCGCATACGTAACAACAACTGAGAACCTCCTCACCCAACTGTAG
- a CDS encoding T9SS type A sorting domain-containing protein → MRLPFIVVLSFVICALPFPVCASSPDDWGYRYVTSRDSGGPVFAWRDISGVGQHLEMLDDDNEGPFYIGFQSTFYDRVCDSVFVCSNGWLSFNSRSHQFHHSLIPSVKEPNCLLAPFWTDLDPSNAGSVFVYQDSSEFVASWLAVPHRRGSSPFTFQTVLLDDGSVLFQYLSMEDSVYVDSSSVGIENCEGDIGLPFSFNGTPEGAIEDSLAVRFYTVTHDVNPIVIHSPLTEEFTSVPRNPIVSIKNYGSASESPTVTCIVMDSLTHVPIYGDTVVVADLGARDTALVVFQEWIPEEGICLVQFTVTLSSNDDASLDTLGRYVRVSKHADMAHDDGTSEGWYIVSGSPISTLAITVRFQPPYAPFHVVRGKILVSNTLPFEEVYLSPDDGEGRPDLENSYEVVQGVRADAGTTWALAEFDVTVPLSDEIWLTAIWPKAAVGPLVGEDMTPPIDSCSYYTVLPPFWFQRTTGDWMMRLEIDDEVGIEERTVKEKRHAPILLCNPNPFTSTVTITAAFGANPPWLIKVYDVAGRMVMAFPHSSCSSSRVSVLWDGRDVKGKPLRAGTYFVNLSSENGQATEKLILLH, encoded by the coding sequence ATGAGACTCCCTTTCATCGTCGTTTTGTCCTTTGTAATCTGCGCTCTGCCCTTTCCTGTTTGTGCATCTAGTCCTGACGACTGGGGTTATAGATATGTAACTTCCAGGGATTCAGGCGGACCCGTGTTCGCATGGCGCGACATCTCAGGTGTCGGACAGCATCTTGAGATGCTTGATGATGACAATGAAGGTCCATTCTATATTGGGTTCCAGTCTACGTTCTACGACAGGGTTTGTGATTCGGTGTTCGTCTGCTCAAATGGATGGCTCAGCTTCAACTCACGGAGTCACCAGTTTCACCATTCTCTTATACCATCCGTCAAGGAGCCGAACTGTCTCCTGGCACCTTTCTGGACGGACCTGGACCCCTCAAACGCGGGTTCTGTCTTTGTCTACCAGGATTCGAGCGAGTTTGTTGCCTCGTGGCTTGCGGTTCCTCATAGGCGTGGATCGAGCCCCTTCACTTTTCAGACAGTCCTGCTGGATGATGGTTCGGTCCTCTTTCAGTATCTAAGCATGGAAGATTCTGTTTATGTCGATTCCTCATCTGTTGGAATAGAGAACTGTGAAGGTGATATAGGCCTGCCGTTCAGTTTCAATGGTACACCAGAAGGAGCAATCGAAGATAGTCTGGCTGTTCGATTCTATACAGTCACTCACGATGTGAATCCGATCGTTATTCACTCTCCTCTTACGGAGGAATTCACTTCTGTTCCGCGCAATCCAATCGTGAGCATAAAGAACTATGGTTCTGCTAGTGAGTCTCCGACGGTCACCTGCATAGTCATGGATTCTTTGACCCACGTCCCCATCTATGGAGACACAGTAGTAGTCGCGGATCTCGGGGCCAGAGACACTGCCCTTGTTGTCTTCCAGGAGTGGATTCCTGAAGAGGGGATCTGCCTGGTGCAATTCACCGTGACACTCAGTTCCAATGACGACGCGAGTCTGGACACACTGGGGAGGTATGTTCGCGTGTCCAAACACGCGGATATGGCGCACGATGACGGTACATCCGAGGGCTGGTACATTGTGAGTGGTTCTCCAATATCGACTCTGGCAATTACTGTGAGATTTCAGCCTCCTTATGCTCCTTTTCATGTTGTGCGGGGGAAAATCCTGGTTAGTAATACTCTCCCGTTTGAAGAGGTATATCTATCTCCTGATGATGGGGAGGGGAGGCCTGATCTGGAGAACTCATATGAAGTGGTCCAGGGGGTGAGGGCCGACGCAGGAACCACCTGGGCGCTGGCAGAATTTGATGTGACAGTTCCTCTGAGCGATGAGATCTGGCTCACGGCGATATGGCCCAAAGCGGCAGTTGGTCCTCTTGTGGGGGAAGATATGACACCACCCATAGATTCGTGTTCATACTACACTGTGCTACCTCCTTTCTGGTTTCAGAGAACGACTGGCGACTGGATGATGAGGCTGGAAATAGATGATGAGGTTGGTATTGAAGAAAGAACAGTGAAGGAAAAGCGTCACGCGCCTATTCTTTTATGCAATCCTAATCCTTTCACCTCCACGGTCACAATAACCGCGGCGTTTGGGGCGAACCCGCCATGGTTGATCAAGGTGTATGATGTTGCCGGCAGAATGGTGATGGCTTTTCCGCATTCGTCTTGTTCGAGCTCTCGCGTCTCAGTCCTGTGGGATGGGAGGGACGTGAAGGGCAAACCCCTCCGCGCAGGAACCTACTTCGTAAATCTCTCATCTGAAAACGGTCAGGCGACAGAGAAACTCATCCTGCTTCATTGA